The following proteins are encoded in a genomic region of Coffea eugenioides isolate CCC68of chromosome 6, Ceug_1.0, whole genome shotgun sequence:
- the LOC113773833 gene encoding UDP-glycosyltransferase 71K1-like: MKKTKLVFVPSPGIGHLISTVELSKRLTERDDQLSIFVLVISSPVGPDLESYTQQVAASNTGIQFINIPRVDPNLPQVWSSPENLYALYLESHKSHVKTAIIDQVLVSESITSLAGIVVDLFCSSMVDVANELGVPSYVFFPSGCAYLGFMFYLPIHYSQYGREFETSDSDSIIPTYSHPIPSKVIPSYAFNKHGGYSSFVKHATKFKETKGIIINTFAELEPHAVDQLKFDAETPPIYTVGPLLDLEGRKREPDHEKIIKWLDDQPPSSVIFLCFGSMGSFEPDQLAEMALALERSGYRFLWSVRLSKAYTKGTGEHSNISEMLPQGFLERVENRGLVSSWAPQMEVLAHEAVGGFVSHCGWNSILESLWHGVPVATWPVYAEQQINAFELVRELELAMDLKMDYRMENAQNLVVAEEIEKAIRCLMDTENPTRKRVQEMKEMSRKAIENGGSSFISLGRLIEDMHINIGKDKGSF; this comes from the coding sequence atgaagaagacaaagcttgtttttgttccatcaCCAGGCATAGGTCACCTAATATCCACAGTTGAGCTCTCCAAGCGCTTAACTGAAAGAGATGATCAGCTATCAATATTTGTTCTGGTCATAAGCTCACCTGTTGGCCCAGACTTGGAGTCCTACACTCAACAAGTGGCTGCTTCAAACACTGGTATTCAATTCATCAACATTCCTCGAGTAGATCCGAATCTACCACAGGTCTGGAGCTCCCCAGAAAACCTTTATGCTCTCTATTTGGAAAGCCATAAATCCCATGTCAAAACAGCAATAATTGATCAAGTACTAGTATCAGAATCCATCACTTCTCTTGCCGGGATAGTTGTTGATCTATTCTGTAGTTCGATGGTTGATGTAGCGAATGAGCTTGGCGTTCCTTCATATGTGTTCTTCCCCTCTGGCTGTGCCTATCTTGGCTTCATGTTTTATCTTCCAATTCACTATAGCCAATATGGAAGAGAGTTCGAGACTTCAGATTCTGATTCAATTATTCCAACTTATTCTCACCCTATACCTTCAAAGGTTATACCTTCTTATGCATTTAACAAGCATGGTGGCTATTCCTCATTCGTAAAACATGCTACCAAGTTCAAGGAGACAAAAGGAATCATCATAAACACGTTTGCAGAATTAGAACCTCATGCTGTGGATCAATTGAAATTCGATGCTGAAACACCGCCAATCTACACGGTTGGACCCCTGCTCGACCTGGAGGGCAGAAAGCGAGAGCCTGATCacgaaaaaataataaaatggcTAGATGATCAGCCTCCATCATCAGTTATATTTCTCTGTTTTGGAAGCATGGGTAGTTTTGAGCCTGACCAGTTAGCAGAAATGGCACTTGCACTCGAGCGGAGTGGATACAGATTCTTGTGGTCAGTCCGTTTATCAAAGGCCTATACAAAAGGGACAGGTGAACATTCCAATATTTCTGAGATGTTGCCGCAAGGTTTCTTAGAACGCGTCGAAAATCGAGGATTGGTGAGTAGTTGGGCACCACAAATGGAGGTGCTGGCTCATGAAGCAGTTGGGGGATTTGTATCTCATTGTGGCTGGAACTCTATACTAGAAAGCCTGTGGCATGGGGTGCCTGTTGCAACATGGCCTGTATATGCTGAGCAACAAATCAATGCGTTCGAGTTGGTAAGAGAATTGGAACTGGCTATGGACTTGAAAATGGATTATCGAATGGAAAATGCACAGAATCTTGTAGTGGCTGAGGAAATCGAGAAAGCTATCAGATGCTTGATGGACACAGAGAATCCGACAAGAAAAAGAGTTCAAGAAATGAAGGAGATGAGCAGAAAGGCCATTGAAAATGGGGGTTCTTCATTCATTTCACTTGGACGTTTGATTGAAGATATGCACATCAACATTGGAAAAGATAAGGGAAGTTTCTAA